The region TGCATCATATTTGTTTATAATTCTTTTTAATTTTTCTACTGTTTTTTTCTCTTTGCTAAACTTTAAAAAACGGCTTGTAAACTCTAATCTTTTTATACACGATTTTCTAAAATCACTTTTGTGATTTCTTTCCATATTTAAGCCTTACTTCGGTAAAATTCTTACCTTAAATTATTTTACCAACAAGGAATTAAAATGCAGTTTAAAAAAATCGCATTTTTTATAATTTCAGTTATCTTAGTGGTTACTGGATGTGATTCAAAAAAAGATGAGAAACAAGAAACTATAGAAAAAAAAGAAGTTAAGTTCGAAATAACTTCACAATTGATGCCAAAAATCACTTTAGAAAAAACAGCAGATGGGATTGATTTTAAAGAGTTAAAAGGTAAAGTTGTACTATTAAACTTTTTTGCAACTTGGTGTCCTCCATGTAAAGCCGAAATCCCCCATTTAATCAACTTAAAGAACAAATATAAAGATAACTTTGAGATTATTGCAGTTAATATGGGTGAAAAGAATGGTGTTTTATCAGAAGATAAAAAGATTCAAGATTTTATAAAAGAATATAATATAAATTATAATGTTTCAAATCACAATAATAATTTTAAAATTGCTGATATGATGGGTAAAGTTGAGATAATTCCTACAATGTTTCTTTTTGACACAACAGGTAAAACTGTACAAAAATATGTAGGAGTTGTTCCTGAAGAAATGATGGAAACAGATATAAAAAGAGCATTTAGGGAATAATACATGTTTAGTTTTTTTAAGAAAAAAGAAGAAGAACAAGAGTTAGAAGAGAATAAAATTCTAGAAGAAGAAAATAATAAAAATGAATCTAAAAGTTTTTTTGGGAAAGCTTTATCAAAAACTTTTGAGAATATAAAAACTGTTGTTCCTCATAAAAAAGAGAAAATATCTTTTGATGATATTGAAGAGTTGTTAATTGAAGCAGATATGGAATATGAAATCATAGAAAAAGCTATGGATGGACTTCCTGATATGATTACAAGAAAACAATTAAGACACAGACTTGTAATGCTTTTTGAACATGCACCTGATGTGGATTTATCAAACTTACCAAGACCTTTTGTAAGACTTATAATTGGGGTAAATGGTGCAGGAAAAACAACAACAATCGCAAAACTTGCAAATAGATCTAAAAAAGCTGGAGAATCGGTAATTTTAGGTGCAGGTGATACATTTAGAGCTGCTGCAATTGAACAATTAGCTACATGGGCACAAAAACTTGAAGTTCCAATTATTAAAACTAAACAGGGTCATGATGCAAGTGCCGTGGCATATGATACTATTTCATCAGCCATGGCTAAAAATATTGATAATGTTATTATTGATACAGCAGGACGTTTACAAACACAAACAAATTTAAGTAATGAATTAAAAAAAATTGTTAAAGTTTGTTCTAAAGCTATGGAAAACGCACCTCATCAAAAACTAATGATTTTAGATGGAACACAAGGTAATACTGCAATTGCCCAAGCAAAAGCATTTAATGAAATGGTTGGAGTTGATGGTATTATAGTTACAAAACTTGATGGAACAGCAAAAGGTGGAGCACTTTTTTCTATCTCAAATCAACTAGAACTACCAATCTTTTATGTTGGTATTGGTGAAAGTGCTGAAGATTTAATAGAATTTAGTCCTGATGATTTTGTTGACTCATTATTAGATGAAATCTACACAGAAGAAAAATAGATTTAATGTTTAATAAAGATATATATTTTTTCAAGACAAAAGAACTTGAAGAAAAAATTTTAGATATTGTTAAAAATAATAAAGAGTTTATATTACATATAGAGCATGATAATAAATTTTATTGGTTAAAACGTTCAAGCAAAAGTGATTCAAGTTTTATTCATAAATTGATATATAAAACTACAAAAGCAAAAGGTTTAATGCCTGTTATTCCTAGTGAAAAAGAGAGTGTTTTATACCATGAAGTAACAAAACTTCAAAGACTAAAAGAGAAAAATATAAATGTTCCTGAAGTTGTAGCCTGTCAAAAAGACTTTTTAGTTTTGGAAGATAAAGGTGTAAATTTAAGAAAATATATAAGACACACAGTATTAGATACTTCAGAAACAGAGGAACTTATTAAGAAAACTGTAAATGTATTAGCCCAAATACATAATGTAGGTGAATACCATGCAGGCTCACAAATTAAAAATTATACATTAAAAGATGATTTAATCTCAGCTATTGATTTTGAAGATAAGTTTTCAAATGATATTAGCTTACACGATATTCAATTCAGAGACTTTTTCCTTTTTTTAGTTTCATTAAGTGATTTAAAAAAAGAGTTAGATTACAAAGAGATTATTGATATATATAAAAAATTAACAAAAAATGAAACAATTGATAAAGAGTTAAAAATTTTAGCAAATAAATTTAACTTTTTAGCAAATATAATTGAAACTAAGTTTATTTATAATAAAGTTAGTAGAGATGTTATAAATAATTATAAACTTATTAGAACACTTCAAGAACTATAAATATATCTGGATTTCCTTTGAAAATATTTGATTCACATATAAATCGTTATATTTTTATATTATTAAATTTTGCAGCTATTACTCTCTCATTTTTTTTCTATAAACTAACCCAAATAGATAAAGATGACAATCTATTATCTCAATTGGAAAATGGTTTAACTACAACTAGATATCTATTTGAAGAACAGAAGCGTTATGCTTTATCTTTATCAATATTATTATCCCAAGATCAAGAATTAAAAAACAGTTTTCTTAAAAAAGATAGAAAAGAAAGTTTTAAAATAGTAAATAAAAAGATTAGCCTACTTAAAAAACTTCAAGATAGTAATTTTGATGTACAGATACATAATAAAGATTTGACTACTTATATTAGAAGTTGGGATTTTACAAAAAAAGATATTCCTCTAGAATCTTTTAGGCAAGGTGTAGTAAAAGTATCTAAAGAAAAAAAACCTTTAGTGTCAATTGAATTAGGTAAACGTTTAAATATAAAAGCAATCTCTCCTATTTTTAAAGATAATGAACAAATTGGTTCTATTGAAGTGATTATAGGATTTGATTATTTAGAAAATGAATTAAAACAAAAAGGATACGAAACTTTTATTCTTTTAGAAAATAAATATTTAAAAATAGCAGACACTTTAATAGAAAATGAAAAAATTCAAAACTATACTTTAGTAAACGATAATAATAAAAATACTAATTTACTAAAAAAATTTGATTTAAAAAAATTAAAAGATTATGGTTATTTCACAAGTGAAAAAAAAGCATTTAGTTATTTTTCTATCTATTCATTAACAAGAGAAAAATTAGGCTATATAGTAATTGCCTTATCAAATGATGATAATGTAATAATAGACAACTCTTATGAAAAACAAAGAGTAATAGATAAAAGTGGGATTATAATAGAATGAATATACTTTTGTTAGAAGATGATTATGATTATAAAAATAGTATCAAAGAATATTTGGAAACACTAAATTATATAGTTGATGATTTTGATAACGGAACTGAAGCATTTGATGCAATATATGAAAAAAACTATCATCTTCTTATTTTAGATATAAGAGTACCAGGTCTTAATGGTTATGAAATAGTAAAAAAACTAAGGGAAGATAAAAACAATATTCCTGTTATATTTATAACCTCTCTTACTGATATAAATAATCTAAGTATGGGATATGAATTAGGCTGTAATGATTATATAAAAAAACCTTTTTCACCTAAAGAATTAAAATACAGAGTTGAACAACTAATAAAATCTTTTTATTTCACACTAAATGAAAATAGATTAAAAATAAATGAATATTTTTCATATGATATCTCTACTATGCAATTATATAAAAACGATGAGTTAGTAAATTTAACAAAAAAAGAATTGGAGATTGTATTTTTATTGATTACAAACAAAAACTGCTATGTAAGTATAGAACAACTTAGATGTGAAGTTTGGAATGAAAAATATATGAATGAAGCAGACATCAGAGTTTTTATTAAAAATATTAGGGATAAAACTTCAAAAGACTTAATAGAAACGAAACGTGGCGTAGGATACAAAATTGCAAGAGTTAATTAGTAAAAATCATTTAACAAAACTCTCATTAGCTTATACTTTATTAATCATTATACTAATTTTTATACCCGCTTATTTTTATATGCAAAGTGAAATTCAAAGTTATAAATATAATCAAAAATACCAATTAGAATATCAGGGACTAAATATCCAAAGAGCAATTTATGATTTTAATAACTCTAAAAATGACATATTCTATTTTCCTAAATCTTTTAATTATGACGCCTATTTATACGATAAAAACAATAATTTAATCTATTCAACAACAAATAAAAATTTAGATAATAAAAATACAATTTCAAAAAAATATATATTAAATACAAATAGATTAAATGCCCAATCATTAATTTTAATAAAAGAGTTAAATTTAAATGAAATATATTTAAAAATTTCTATACTTACAATCTCAATTGGTATTTTTATATTTATTAGTGCCTACATTATATTAAAACAGACAATAACCCCATACAAAAAGGCAAATAAATATTTAGATAGATTTTTTAATGATGCAATGCATGAGATAAAAACCCCTTTGGGTGTTTTACAATTAAACTTGGAATTACTTGAAGAGAAAGATAAAAATTCAAATGAAGTGAAAAGATCCCTTAATGCTGTAAAATCACTTTTACTAACTTATGAAGATATAGAATACTTAATAAAACAAAAAAGAGTATCTTATTCAAAAGAAATTATAAATTTTAGTGTATTTTTAAAACATAGAATAGATATGTTTGAAAGTTTAGCTTACTCAAAAAAAATTCAAATTGAACAAAATATACAAGATTATATAAATATCGAAATAAACAGAATAGAACTTCAAAGAATTATAGATAACACAATATCAAATGCAATTAAGTATTCAAATGAAAATTCAAAAATTATTATAAAACTTTATAAAAAGATAAATATCTTTTTTAGTGTTGAAGATTTTGGTATTGGTATTACTAACACAGAAAAAATATTTAATCGATATCATAGAGAAGAGAGTATCAAAGGTGGTTTTGGTGTAGGTTTAAATATTGTAAAAAATATATGTGAAAAAAATTCTATAAATATTAAAGTTGAATCTAAAAAAAACAAAGGTTCAAAGTTTATTTATATAACATCTTAATTAAAACTTAATCTATATATTTAAAAACCAACTTTTAATTTATATTCAATTGCTAAAATATAAAAAATTAAAAAGGAGATAGTATGAAAACTTTACTTTCAGTACTAATATTTGCATCTTTGGCATGTGCTTCATCAATCCCAACTTCAGCTCCAAAAGCTTATCCTGCAGGAGAAGTTGGAAAACTGGTAAAACTTGGTGAGGATATTGTAAATAACACAGATACACATCCATTAACAAAGGATTTTGTAGGTAATAAATTACAATGTAAAAGTTGTCACTTAAAAGGTGCCGATGGCAAAGTAGGAACAGGAAAAGGGATCTCTAGTTGGATAGGAACAGCTGCTGCTTTCCCTGCATGGTCAAAAAGGGAAAAAACAGTTCAATCTTTACAAGATAGATCAAATAACTGTTTTATGAGAAGTATGAATGGGAAAAGACTAATTGTAGATAGTGAAGCTAGTATGGCAATAGCCGCATATATAACTTGGCTTTCAGAGGGCACAACTATTAAAATGAATGAAAAAGGTCCTTGGAGTGTTCATAATACAAAACTATATCCTAAAGCTGTAAAACATTTTAAAGCTATCCAGAAAAAAGCTACACATGAGAACTATTTAGCAGGGAAAGATGTATATGCTAAAAAATGTGCTTCATGTCATGGTATAAATGGGGCTGGTATTCCTGGTGCATTCCCTCCTTTATGGGGAAAAGATTCAAATGGAAAATGGTTATCATATAACACAGGTGCTGGTATGAGTAAACTAGATAAAGCTGCTGCATGGGTTAAATCAAATATGCCTTTAGGTCAAGGTGGAAGTTTAAGTGACCAAGAAGTTGCAGATGTTGTTTTATATATGAATGCACAAGAAAGAGCAGACTTTGATTTGAAAAAAGGTTTATTACCAAGAGAAGAGATGGGTCATTATAACTCAAAAGTTTTAGAAGAAAAACATAGCGTAGAATCTAACTTTAAAGCATTAGGATTAGATTTAAAAACAATCAAAAACGGTAAATAGTAAGCAAAAGCTTACTATTTATTAGTCAATAAAAATTTCAACTCTCTCTTTACCTTTTCCAATATTCTTACGTTTCAAACTTATTTTACCTATTTCAGAACTCCTTTTTAGGTGTGTACCACCACAAGGAACCTCTGCAAAACCATCTATTTTCCAAAATCTCTTACCTTTGCTCTTATCTGAAAAATTACTTTGTATTGGTAAATCTTTATCTATTAACTCTTGTGCTTTATTTTGAATATTTATTAACAAAGATGAAATATTCTCTTCCCATTTAAAATCAAGACGACTTTTATCTTCAGAAATATGTGCCCCAATTTTTTCTATCTCTTTGTATTCCTTGTAAAACAGTTCCAAAACTAATTCTGCGGCAAAATGGAGCTTCATAAGTCGATATCTTCGTTTCCAATCAATAGTTGTATGAACCTGATCACCCACTTTAAAAGTTGGTTTATAAGCTAATGTATAAATTATTGTGTCATCTTTTTTTTCAGCTTTTAGAACAGGTATATTATTTATAGTTCCCGTATCACTTTCTTGTCCACCTGATTGTGCATAAAAAATTGTTTGTGATAGTTCTACCGTATTCTCTTCTATAGCCAACACTATTGAATCTAGTTCTGTTCTATAAGGTTCTAACCAAAATATTTTTTCACTCATTTTAATCCTATATTAAATAATTTTTTCTTTTTAAAATTTTATGCCAAAAAGAGATTATAGTAAGTTTTATTACTCCTACTCTAAAAAAATAGATATTTTTCTAAAATAGCTCTCTATATTTTCAAAAGAATGATTTCCGCCCTCTTCTATTATAAGTTCACTATCACTTAATTTATCAGCTGCTTCTGTATAATCTAAAACTTCATCTTCTGTTTGAAGAAGTGTTAAAAAATTTTCTTGGCTTTCTATTTGATTAACTTCAATAGCTTTTAAATAATCAATATGATCTTTAGTTACTTCAAAAGATGTTCCATCATAATAATTCATTGCCATTCCAATTTTATCAAGTGTTTTATATGGATATACAGAAGGATTGATTAAAACAGCTTTTAAATTATATTTATTAGCCAAATAGATTGCATAAAATCCTCCTAA is a window of Halarcobacter sp. DNA encoding:
- a CDS encoding response regulator transcription factor, which codes for MNILLLEDDYDYKNSIKEYLETLNYIVDDFDNGTEAFDAIYEKNYHLLILDIRVPGLNGYEIVKKLREDKNNIPVIFITSLTDINNLSMGYELGCNDYIKKPFSPKELKYRVEQLIKSFYFTLNENRLKINEYFSYDISTMQLYKNDELVNLTKKELEIVFLLITNKNCYVSIEQLRCEVWNEKYMNEADIRVFIKNIRDKTSKDLIETKRGVGYKIARVN
- a CDS encoding TlpA disulfide reductase family protein yields the protein MQFKKIAFFIISVILVVTGCDSKKDEKQETIEKKEVKFEITSQLMPKITLEKTADGIDFKELKGKVVLLNFFATWCPPCKAEIPHLINLKNKYKDNFEIIAVNMGEKNGVLSEDKKIQDFIKEYNINYNVSNHNNNFKIADMMGKVEIIPTMFLFDTTGKTVQKYVGVVPEEMMETDIKRAFRE
- a CDS encoding alanyl-tRNA editing protein, yielding MSEKIFWLEPYRTELDSIVLAIEENTVELSQTIFYAQSGGQESDTGTINNIPVLKAEKKDDTIIYTLAYKPTFKVGDQVHTTIDWKRRYRLMKLHFAAELVLELFYKEYKEIEKIGAHISEDKSRLDFKWEENISSLLINIQNKAQELIDKDLPIQSNFSDKSKGKRFWKIDGFAEVPCGGTHLKRSSEIGKISLKRKNIGKGKERVEIFID
- a CDS encoding cache domain-containing protein translates to MKIFDSHINRYIFILLNFAAITLSFFFYKLTQIDKDDNLLSQLENGLTTTRYLFEEQKRYALSLSILLSQDQELKNSFLKKDRKESFKIVNKKISLLKKLQDSNFDVQIHNKDLTTYIRSWDFTKKDIPLESFRQGVVKVSKEKKPLVSIELGKRLNIKAISPIFKDNEQIGSIEVIIGFDYLENELKQKGYETFILLENKYLKIADTLIENEKIQNYTLVNDNNKNTNLLKKFDLKKLKDYGYFTSEKKAFSYFSIYSLTREKLGYIVIALSNDDNVIIDNSYEKQRVIDKSGIIIE
- a CDS encoding YqiA/YcfP family alpha/beta fold hydrolase, which codes for MILYIHGFGSSGFGGKASLFREYFEDEVITPSLSYVPKLAIDTLEQIIEVFLNKDENIGLVGSSLGGFYAIYLANKYNLKAVLINPSVYPYKTLDKIGMAMNYYDGTSFEVTKDHIDYLKAIEVNQIESQENFLTLLQTEDEVLDYTEAADKLSDSELIIEEGGNHSFENIESYFRKISIFLE
- a CDS encoding HAMP domain-containing sensor histidine kinase translates to MQELISKNHLTKLSLAYTLLIIILIFIPAYFYMQSEIQSYKYNQKYQLEYQGLNIQRAIYDFNNSKNDIFYFPKSFNYDAYLYDKNNNLIYSTTNKNLDNKNTISKKYILNTNRLNAQSLILIKELNLNEIYLKISILTISIGIFIFISAYIILKQTITPYKKANKYLDRFFNDAMHEIKTPLGVLQLNLELLEEKDKNSNEVKRSLNAVKSLLLTYEDIEYLIKQKRVSYSKEIINFSVFLKHRIDMFESLAYSKKIQIEQNIQDYINIEINRIELQRIIDNTISNAIKYSNENSKIIIKLYKKINIFFSVEDFGIGITNTEKIFNRYHREESIKGGFGVGLNIVKNICEKNSINIKVESKKNKGSKFIYITS
- the ftsY gene encoding signal recognition particle-docking protein FtsY encodes the protein MFSFFKKKEEEQELEENKILEEENNKNESKSFFGKALSKTFENIKTVVPHKKEKISFDDIEELLIEADMEYEIIEKAMDGLPDMITRKQLRHRLVMLFEHAPDVDLSNLPRPFVRLIIGVNGAGKTTTIAKLANRSKKAGESVILGAGDTFRAAAIEQLATWAQKLEVPIIKTKQGHDASAVAYDTISSAMAKNIDNVIIDTAGRLQTQTNLSNELKKIVKVCSKAMENAPHQKLMILDGTQGNTAIAQAKAFNEMVGVDGIIVTKLDGTAKGGALFSISNQLELPIFYVGIGESAEDLIEFSPDDFVDSLLDEIYTEEK
- a CDS encoding c-type cytochrome, coding for MKTLLSVLIFASLACASSIPTSAPKAYPAGEVGKLVKLGEDIVNNTDTHPLTKDFVGNKLQCKSCHLKGADGKVGTGKGISSWIGTAAAFPAWSKREKTVQSLQDRSNNCFMRSMNGKRLIVDSEASMAIAAYITWLSEGTTIKMNEKGPWSVHNTKLYPKAVKHFKAIQKKATHENYLAGKDVYAKKCASCHGINGAGIPGAFPPLWGKDSNGKWLSYNTGAGMSKLDKAAAWVKSNMPLGQGGSLSDQEVADVVLYMNAQERADFDLKKGLLPREEMGHYNSKVLEEKHSVESNFKALGLDLKTIKNGK